The following proteins come from a genomic window of Candidatus Zixiibacteriota bacterium:
- a CDS encoding N-acetylmuramoyl-L-alanine amidase has product MRSTFRNRLPLAAALVWLGVTAASQTNPGITIIYPKPGQTVGAVDSTFVLGHLPEGLSGELDEYYVTVNGGSAFPVHRDGGWIAFVPVMPGDLTFTVDAYPLHGERAEPAGASFPVASGSVSVIIPQPLPPLRHDSVQILGDFQPPQGDLSLRGGDMLAVSFRGTPGLSAWFSISGVADSVPMSEGEPRPQAYWGESVFGAGAIPDSLLMRGIYWGFLTVPESARVVDSPIMYRLGLSEDALRTMRLLTGGAITGTIGDSTFFGLRPLVSRRSAYRVSMNDPDFPFTVRFVDSVQIIRHEPRRGYFSIFQPAGVEALAVGAEGDWYRLQLSETQYAWAAKTSVERRPPGILPPKSYVRVIRTYAQEDHARVEIALSGQHVFQVFEESATRIRVRLFGVTSDTDWIRYDTRDSLIEHITWNQPEPGCYEAVVTTSRPIWGYDTYYEGTRFYLQINRAPEDLPSVEGKRIVIDPGHSADPGSVGPTGLTEAEANLGIALVLEELLEHRGAEVIMTRSDASHVALYDRPAIAKLADADLFVSIHNNALPDGVNPFVNHGTSTYYYHPHSLALGRAIHRRMVDATGLPDHGFYHGNLAVNRPTQYPAVLVECAFMILPEQEAMLKTESFRIEVARAIAAGIDDFLKEYVHDR; this is encoded by the coding sequence TTGAGAAGTACATTCAGGAATAGGCTGCCGCTTGCAGCGGCGCTGGTGTGGCTGGGTGTCACGGCCGCATCGCAGACAAATCCCGGGATCACGATCATTTATCCCAAGCCGGGGCAGACGGTCGGGGCGGTAGACTCGACGTTTGTCCTCGGTCACCTTCCCGAAGGGCTATCCGGGGAACTTGATGAGTATTATGTCACGGTCAACGGGGGCAGCGCGTTTCCGGTCCATCGAGACGGCGGGTGGATCGCGTTTGTGCCGGTGATGCCGGGCGACTTAACGTTCACGGTGGATGCGTATCCTTTGCACGGTGAGCGGGCCGAACCCGCAGGTGCGTCGTTTCCGGTGGCGAGTGGATCGGTCAGCGTGATCATTCCGCAGCCGCTACCGCCGCTTCGACATGATTCCGTTCAGATCCTTGGTGATTTCCAGCCGCCGCAGGGAGATTTGTCTTTGCGCGGGGGCGACATGCTTGCGGTGTCGTTCCGCGGGACGCCGGGGCTGAGCGCGTGGTTTTCGATTTCGGGGGTGGCGGATTCCGTGCCGATGAGCGAGGGGGAGCCACGGCCCCAGGCGTATTGGGGGGAGTCGGTCTTTGGAGCAGGTGCGATTCCCGACTCACTTCTCATGCGGGGAATCTACTGGGGGTTTCTTACGGTGCCGGAGAGTGCGCGCGTAGTCGATTCACCCATCATGTATCGTCTGGGGCTATCGGAGGACGCATTGCGGACGATGCGTCTGCTTACGGGCGGAGCGATCACGGGCACGATCGGCGACTCGACGTTTTTCGGGCTGCGTCCGCTCGTTTCGCGACGAAGCGCGTATCGGGTGTCTATGAACGACCCTGATTTTCCGTTCACGGTGCGGTTTGTGGACTCGGTTCAGATCATTCGGCACGAGCCCCGGCGCGGCTATTTCTCCATATTTCAGCCGGCCGGCGTGGAGGCCCTGGCGGTGGGAGCCGAAGGCGACTGGTACCGACTTCAGCTGTCGGAAACACAGTATGCGTGGGCGGCCAAGACTTCAGTGGAACGGCGGCCGCCGGGGATATTGCCGCCGAAGTCATATGTCAGGGTTATTCGGACCTACGCGCAGGAAGATCACGCACGGGTCGAGATTGCGTTGTCCGGCCAACATGTGTTCCAGGTATTCGAAGAAAGCGCGACACGGATTCGAGTTCGCTTGTTCGGCGTGACCAGTGACACGGATTGGATCCGGTACGACACCAGGGATTCCCTGATCGAGCATATCACGTGGAATCAGCCGGAGCCGGGCTGCTACGAAGCGGTCGTGACGACCTCGCGGCCGATCTGGGGATACGACACGTATTATGAAGGAACGCGTTTCTACCTGCAGATAAACCGGGCGCCGGAGGACTTGCCGTCTGTCGAGGGTAAACGGATCGTGATCGATCCGGGGCATTCCGCCGATCCCGGGTCGGTAGGTCCGACCGGACTTACGGAGGCCGAAGCGAATCTCGGCATCGCGCTGGTTCTGGAAGAGCTGCTCGAGCATCGCGGCGCGGAGGTCATCATGACGCGCAGCGACGCCAGTCATGTGGCGCTGTATGACCGGCCGGCAATCGCCAAGCTGGCCGACGCCGACCTGTTCGTATCCATACATAACAACGCACTGCCTGACGGCGTGAATCCGTTCGTCAACCACGGAACATCGACATACTATTATCACCCGCACTCTTTGGCGCTGGGGCGCGCAATTCACCGGCGCATGGTTGATGCGACGGGATTGCCCGATCACGGTTTTTATCATGGAAATCTTGCGGTCAATCGACCGACACAGTATCCTGCGGTGCTTGTCGAATGCGCCTTTATGATCCTGCCGGAGCAGGAGGCGATGTTGAAGACAGAGTCGTTTCGGATAGAAGTGGCGCGCGCGATTGCCGCGGGGATAGATGACTTCCTCAAGGAGTATGTGCATGACCGTTAA
- a CDS encoding SPFH domain-containing protein, producing the protein MGLLIEVLEWMDPTGEEMIYRIPQEGSADIKWGAQLIVRDSQMAIFFKDGHAADSFATGRHMLSTLNLPILTRLLSFPFGFNSPFRAEVYFTNLKVFTDLKWGTKHPVTFHDSTLGLIRLRGHGAFTMRIAEPILFLNSIVGRQARYTTADIQSYLRDVIIARLNDLLGEKLDTILDLPKIYTELAAEFKGIVKVEFDKYGLELVDFYISSITPPEDVASLIDQRSGMQAVGDLDAFLKFQMAKGLGAQSGTASAGAGLGMGAGIGMLMPGMMSKVFAPEQTDLRTAPVATVTCPKCHADTPEQSRFCYRCGHAMVRQNQCPSCGHELPTESKFCLECGYKLDAAMKCPHCAAELIAGSKFCGECGNPIVTKPNNGEADADRPEQSR; encoded by the coding sequence ATGGGTCTTTTGATTGAGGTTCTGGAATGGATGGACCCCACCGGAGAGGAGATGATCTACCGAATCCCGCAGGAGGGATCGGCGGACATCAAATGGGGCGCGCAGCTTATTGTCCGCGACAGCCAGATGGCGATATTTTTCAAGGACGGTCACGCCGCCGATTCGTTCGCGACGGGTCGTCATATGCTATCGACCCTGAACCTTCCGATCCTGACTCGTTTGCTTTCGTTTCCGTTCGGGTTCAATTCTCCGTTTCGGGCCGAGGTCTACTTCACGAATCTCAAGGTCTTTACGGACTTGAAGTGGGGGACCAAGCACCCGGTTACGTTTCATGACAGCACGCTCGGCCTGATCAGGCTTCGCGGGCACGGCGCATTTACGATGCGGATCGCCGAGCCGATTCTGTTTCTGAACTCGATCGTCGGTCGCCAGGCGCGCTATACGACGGCCGACATTCAGAGCTACCTTCGCGACGTCATAATCGCGCGTCTGAACGACCTGCTCGGCGAGAAGCTGGACACGATTTTGGACCTGCCGAAGATCTATACCGAGCTGGCGGCGGAGTTCAAGGGGATCGTGAAGGTTGAGTTCGACAAGTACGGTCTCGAGCTGGTCGATTTTTATATTTCGTCGATAACGCCGCCCGAGGATGTCGCGAGTTTGATCGATCAGCGTTCGGGGATGCAGGCGGTCGGGGATCTCGACGCGTTCTTGAAATTCCAGATGGCCAAGGGCCTGGGCGCACAATCGGGAACCGCCAGCGCCGGCGCGGGACTCGGGATGGGGGCGGGGATCGGGATGCTGATGCCGGGGATGATGTCGAAAGTATTCGCCCCGGAACAGACCGATCTGCGCACGGCTCCGGTGGCCACGGTGACATGCCCCAAGTGTCATGCCGACACGCCGGAGCAGTCGCGATTCTGCTACCGCTGCGGCCACGCCATGGTGCGGCAGAACCAGTGTCCCTCCTGCGGTCACGAACTGCCGACCGAATCCAAATTCTGTCTGGAGTGCGGTTACAAGCTGGATGCCGCGATGAAGTGTCCGCATTGCGCCGCGGAGTTGATCGCGGGGTCGAAGTTCTGCGGGGAGTGCGGCAACCCGATCGTGACGAAGCCGAACAACGGTGAGGCGGATGCAGACCGGCCTGAGCAATCCCGTTAG
- a CDS encoding C40 family peptidase: MHSERVHQTLFGSPVRVLEESGAYVLVEDPIGYRGWAHQGGLAVINRSQFSAARTGRLAVVRALQARLHEVDGTIAGPPHIVYYGTIVALKGVAGSMVMIATPDGTRYAIKQAQIAPINGKRDRVPTGAALVREARRFLGAPYLWGGVSTPGFDCSGLVHTICARFGISVPRDTADQIGAGRHVERAEVRTGDLLFFDRHVGFAAGRGRLIHSSLAGQGVREQSLSPDDADYRIDLDRTYREARRIV, from the coding sequence ATGCATTCTGAGCGCGTTCACCAGACGCTTTTTGGATCCCCGGTTCGAGTGCTCGAGGAGTCCGGGGCTTACGTGTTGGTCGAAGATCCCATCGGATACCGGGGGTGGGCACATCAGGGGGGACTGGCAGTAATCAATCGGTCGCAGTTCAGCGCGGCGAGGACAGGGCGGTTGGCCGTTGTCCGGGCGCTGCAGGCACGTCTCCACGAGGTCGATGGGACAATCGCGGGGCCACCCCACATCGTCTACTATGGGACGATAGTTGCGCTTAAGGGGGTGGCGGGCAGTATGGTAATGATTGCGACGCCCGACGGTACCCGATATGCGATCAAGCAGGCTCAAATTGCGCCGATCAACGGTAAAAGAGACAGAGTACCGACAGGCGCCGCGCTGGTACGTGAGGCCCGCCGCTTCCTCGGGGCACCGTATCTGTGGGGTGGTGTCAGCACCCCGGGATTCGATTGCTCGGGGCTGGTTCATACGATCTGCGCGAGGTTCGGAATCAGCGTGCCTCGGGATACCGCGGACCAGATCGGCGCGGGGCGTCATGTCGAGCGAGCCGAAGTGCGCACCGGCGATTTACTGTTTTTCGATCGCCATGTCGGTTTTGCGGCTGGGCGAGGGCGCTTGATTCATTCTTCCCTGGCGGGCCAGGGCGTGAGGGAGCAGTCGCTGTCGCCCGATGACGCCGATTACCGAATCGATCTGGACCGGACGTATCGGGAAGCGAGGAGAATCGTATGA
- a CDS encoding enolase C-terminal domain-like protein encodes MIRIDTVKVSLPLKKKFVISKGQAAVKTNLITVLNNRYSGEASGSVYYGPSIEDIQDDIRRGVGFLTAKKVVDQHTLEELNELDVHPAARSALIAMTLNYISGETNRYPWEILGVGSPVGIRNSITIGIDSPEQVKSEIAHTEHPIIKLKLGSPHDAEIILLLKEVGGKEIRVDANGAWTLEQAEEMIHGLAMSGVRVIEQPTGPENVREWPHLKGKNEDIELLIDEGLCTVDDYHSFSEYVDGVNIKMVKSGGVIEAIKIATKAREEKKKVMLGCMVESSVGIAQSIYMSSLGDYYDLDGPQLLDEDIASGISYDKDSIAVDREIIGGPKLKRDVVEKYIQE; translated from the coding sequence ATGATAAGAATCGACACCGTGAAGGTATCTCTTCCGCTGAAGAAGAAGTTCGTTATTTCGAAAGGGCAGGCGGCCGTCAAGACGAACCTGATAACGGTACTGAATAACCGGTACAGCGGAGAAGCATCGGGTTCGGTGTACTACGGGCCATCGATAGAGGATATCCAGGACGATATCCGGAGAGGCGTCGGTTTCCTGACGGCGAAAAAGGTAGTCGACCAGCACACGCTCGAGGAATTGAACGAACTGGACGTTCACCCGGCCGCACGTTCGGCGTTGATCGCGATGACGCTCAATTACATATCGGGGGAGACCAATCGATATCCATGGGAGATTCTCGGAGTGGGATCACCGGTGGGTATACGCAACTCGATCACGATCGGTATTGATTCCCCCGAGCAGGTGAAGAGTGAAATCGCGCATACCGAGCATCCGATTATCAAGCTCAAGCTCGGGTCTCCCCACGACGCCGAAATCATACTTCTCTTGAAGGAAGTGGGCGGTAAGGAGATCCGGGTGGATGCCAACGGCGCGTGGACGCTGGAGCAGGCTGAAGAAATGATCCACGGCCTCGCGATGAGCGGGGTTCGTGTCATCGAACAGCCGACCGGTCCGGAAAACGTTCGCGAGTGGCCCCATCTCAAAGGCAAGAATGAGGATATCGAGCTGCTTATCGACGAAGGCCTGTGCACCGTGGACGACTATCATTCGTTCTCCGAGTATGTCGACGGCGTGAATATCAAGATGGTTAAATCCGGCGGGGTGATCGAGGCGATCAAAATCGCCACGAAGGCACGCGAGGAGAAGAAGAAAGTCATGCTCGGGTGCATGGTGGAATCGTCGGTCGGGATAGCCCAGTCGATCTACATGTCGTCTCTGGGCGATTATTATGATCTTGACGGTCCACAGTTGCTGGATGAAGATATCGCCTCCGGAATCAGCTACGACAAGGACTCGATCGCGGTGGATCGCGAGATTATCGGCGGGCCGAAGCTGAAACGGGATGTCGTTGAGAAGTACATTCAGGAATAG
- a CDS encoding dockerin type I domain-containing protein: MRKISFVLATVLFCAIPVFSQVEIILDEQCGYLPGGDVPANYFTQDIYIQNPNDTVWELCVVMALHKSSDIPSIDVDPSWSYDVDSMFGYSEIFVLQEDSITYLLLEFGQPLWFGAGIQPSEDPIKLCNLWVSFAPFENSEPERRIWFDSTAYDTLSHFWHYNANYEGSQMAFSGPPEYRIAWLPNTAPIILEPNPGGEMWIAGPGCTKTGWWWPHVNVLLEFDSVVAAVYGPGQITRADLYGVQWEYTPAPEDAGQTFQMYIGINFAVCGEPVTSYFTNLHPYIIHVGEADTKPEFVHFQQTTYIASVGEPLEISFELDDPDPEYNTYRYYVSSQDPEPPATIDPETGVFTFLGSIDDTATYWVNEVVEGKCGAVADTIGFFVYLYTDPVCGDANHNGNIDLSDLIWITNYMFMGGVEPVPLLSGDVNCDSNVDLSDLIGLVNYLFMGGAAPCADCP; the protein is encoded by the coding sequence ATGCGGAAGATTTCATTTGTTCTGGCCACGGTGCTTTTCTGTGCCATTCCTGTATTCTCACAGGTTGAGATTATCCTCGATGAGCAATGCGGCTACTTGCCCGGCGGGGACGTGCCGGCCAACTACTTCACTCAGGATATCTATATACAAAACCCGAACGACACCGTCTGGGAGTTGTGTGTGGTTATGGCGCTCCACAAATCCTCCGATATCCCTTCGATTGATGTGGATCCCTCGTGGAGCTATGACGTCGATTCGATGTTCGGGTACTCCGAGATTTTCGTGCTTCAGGAGGATTCCATAACCTATCTTTTGCTTGAATTCGGGCAACCGCTGTGGTTTGGCGCTGGAATCCAGCCCTCGGAAGACCCAATAAAGCTCTGTAATTTATGGGTCTCGTTCGCACCGTTTGAGAATTCAGAGCCTGAGCGCCGAATCTGGTTCGATTCTACCGCCTATGATACGTTGTCTCATTTCTGGCACTACAACGCCAACTATGAAGGCAGCCAGATGGCGTTCTCCGGACCGCCTGAGTACCGGATTGCGTGGCTGCCAAATACGGCTCCGATCATCCTTGAACCCAACCCTGGTGGAGAAATGTGGATTGCGGGACCCGGCTGCACAAAGACCGGGTGGTGGTGGCCGCATGTCAACGTCTTGTTGGAATTCGATAGCGTTGTGGCGGCCGTATATGGGCCGGGACAGATAACTCGAGCTGACCTGTACGGGGTGCAGTGGGAGTATACGCCGGCTCCGGAGGATGCCGGGCAGACCTTCCAAATGTACATAGGTATCAACTTCGCCGTTTGCGGTGAACCGGTGACCTCCTACTTCACGAATCTCCATCCGTACATCATACACGTCGGAGAGGCGGACACGAAACCCGAGTTTGTCCATTTCCAGCAGACCACTTATATCGCGAGCGTTGGCGAACCTCTTGAAATCTCGTTCGAACTCGACGATCCCGATCCAGAATACAATACCTATCGCTACTACGTCAGTTCTCAGGACCCTGAGCCTCCCGCGACAATCGATCCGGAGACAGGCGTGTTCACGTTCCTCGGCAGTATCGACGATACGGCGACCTACTGGGTGAACGAAGTGGTCGAAGGGAAGTGTGGTGCGGTCGCCGATACGATCGGGTTCTTCGTGTATCTGTACACGGATCCGGTCTGCGGTGACGCCAACCACAACGGCAATATCGACCTTTCCGACCTGATCTGGATCACCAACTACATGTTTATGGGTGGTGTAGAGCCCGTGCCACTGCTTTCCGGCGATGTCAATTGCGATAGTAATGTTGATTTGTCCGACCTGATCGGTCTGGTCAACTACCTCTTCATGGGCGGGGCGGCCCCCTGCGCCGACTGCCCGTGA